Proteins encoded together in one Synergistaceae bacterium window:
- the rodA gene encoding rod shape-determining protein RodA, translating into MQTFWASLKEDLSLTDRLMLFCALMLSLWGVFCIYSAAAGTEGRGFDYAFRQSAWLFVSVIFMLLVMIVGHHKMLEGAYYLFGLSLLLLFLTLLTPKVKGAQSWLGFGGVRFQPSEFAKISIILTMSKFMSRYPPLDFKTFMMCLGVIMIPVSLVLLQPDAGSALVFLVISFGMLWAAGTPFKYLGGLAGLGLSALPFLYFMLKDYQKNRILVFIDPMRDPLGAGYNVIQSRIAVGSGGMSGKGFMMGTQSKLKFLPEPHTDFIFSVFSEEFGFIGSMILIALFSVLLFRVIMAGVRSRERRCKILVAGVASWLWFQMCESIGMSIGLLPITGLPLPFLSYGGSSLLAVFIALGLVASVYIEGGNSRHGF; encoded by the coding sequence ATGCAGACATTCTGGGCCTCACTGAAGGAAGATTTATCCCTCACTGACAGGCTCATGCTTTTCTGTGCGCTAATGCTGTCATTATGGGGGGTATTCTGCATATACAGCGCGGCGGCGGGGACTGAGGGGCGCGGCTTTGATTATGCGTTCCGCCAGTCGGCATGGCTTTTCGTGAGCGTGATATTTATGCTGCTAGTTATGATTGTCGGACATCACAAAATGCTTGAGGGTGCGTATTACCTTTTCGGGCTGTCGCTGCTGTTACTGTTCCTGACTCTTTTGACTCCCAAGGTGAAGGGGGCGCAGTCATGGCTGGGATTCGGGGGCGTGAGATTCCAGCCGTCAGAGTTTGCGAAAATCTCAATCATCCTCACGATGTCAAAATTCATGAGCCGTTATCCTCCGCTTGACTTCAAGACGTTCATGATGTGCCTGGGCGTGATAATGATTCCCGTGTCGCTCGTTCTGTTACAGCCTGACGCGGGGAGCGCGCTTGTTTTTCTCGTTATATCATTCGGAATGCTGTGGGCGGCTGGGACTCCGTTCAAATATCTTGGCGGGCTTGCGGGCTTGGGACTGTCGGCACTTCCTTTCCTGTATTTTATGCTGAAGGACTATCAGAAGAACAGAATACTAGTTTTCATTGACCCTATGCGAGATCCGTTAGGGGCGGGCTACAACGTCATACAGTCGCGAATAGCAGTCGGCTCCGGGGGGATGTCGGGAAAAGGCTTCATGATGGGTACTCAGAGCAAGCTAAAATTCCTTCCTGAGCCACATACGGATTTTATCTTCAGTGTTTTTTCGGAGGAGTTTGGGTTTATCGGCAGTATGATTCTTATCGCGCTATTCTCGGTCTTATTGTTCCGGGTAATCATGGCCGGAGTCAGGAGCCGTGAGAGGCGGTGCAAAATACTTGTTGCGGGCGTTGCGTCATGGCTGTGGTTTCAGATGTGCGAGAGCATCGGAATGAGCATAGGACTATTGCCGATTACGGGACTCCCTCTGCCGTTCCTGAGCTACGGGGGAAGCTCCCTGCTTGCGGTGTTCATTGCGCTGGGACTCGTGGCAAGCGTATACATTGAGGGGGGAAATTCGCGGCATGGATTCTAG